Proteins encoded within one genomic window of Pedobacter africanus:
- the thrC gene encoding threonine synthase, with protein sequence MKLYSTNNRDLRVDFPTAVFNSMPLDKGLYMPVDIPRLNQEFIDQIDQYSLPQIAFKVASALLKDAIPATDLKIIIDDAINFDAPVLRLADNDYVLELFHGPSLAFKDFGARFMSRVMGYFLKKNEQMLDVLVATSGDTGGAVALGFLGVENTRVTILYPKGKVSDIQELQLCTNGQNIHAIEVDGTFDDCQHLVKQAFADEELNKKLRLTSANSINIARLIPQTFYYFNAYAQLRQQGKKDIVFVVPSGNFGNIAAGLLAYRMGLPVKQFVAATNVNDTVPRFLETGVYQTRPSVQTYANAMDVGAPSNWVRIMDLFNQDKSALQQVMKGYRFTDEETLEGIDAIYNEFNYVACPHTAIAWLALQEYRMETADQESTGVFLSTAHPCKFPDVFPKEIKANVQVPEQVAVLVKKQKHATAMDTSFESFKSYLLTFC encoded by the coding sequence ATGAAACTATACAGTACCAATAACCGTGACTTACGTGTAGACTTCCCTACTGCTGTTTTTAACAGCATGCCCCTGGACAAAGGTTTATATATGCCTGTCGACATTCCCCGGCTCAACCAGGAGTTTATAGATCAGATTGATCAGTACAGTCTGCCGCAAATCGCCTTTAAAGTAGCTTCTGCCTTATTGAAAGATGCTATACCTGCAACCGATCTTAAAATTATCATCGATGACGCCATAAATTTTGATGCACCGGTACTGAGACTGGCCGATAACGACTATGTGCTGGAACTGTTTCATGGCCCTTCGCTTGCCTTCAAGGATTTTGGCGCCAGATTTATGAGCCGGGTAATGGGCTATTTTTTAAAGAAAAATGAACAGATGCTCGATGTGCTGGTTGCTACTTCAGGTGATACAGGTGGGGCGGTGGCCCTGGGTTTTCTTGGAGTAGAAAATACCCGGGTAACCATTCTTTATCCTAAAGGAAAAGTGAGCGATATTCAGGAACTTCAACTGTGTACGAATGGGCAAAACATCCATGCGATTGAAGTAGATGGTACCTTTGACGATTGCCAGCACCTGGTAAAACAAGCTTTTGCAGATGAGGAACTGAATAAAAAACTCAGGTTGACTTCTGCCAACTCCATTAACATTGCGCGGCTTATTCCCCAGACATTTTATTATTTCAATGCCTATGCGCAACTGCGCCAACAGGGAAAGAAGGACATCGTATTTGTAGTGCCGAGCGGCAATTTTGGAAATATTGCAGCAGGCCTACTGGCCTATAGAATGGGGCTGCCGGTAAAACAGTTTGTGGCGGCTACCAATGTAAATGATACTGTACCGCGCTTTTTAGAAACCGGAGTTTATCAGACCAGGCCTTCTGTACAGACGTATGCCAATGCAATGGATGTGGGCGCACCAAGTAACTGGGTAAGGATCATGGATTTGTTTAATCAGGATAAAAGCGCTTTGCAGCAGGTAATGAAAGGTTATCGTTTTACGGATGAAGAAACGTTGGAAGGGATCGATGCGATTTATAATGAATTCAATTATGTTGCCTGTCCGCATACCGCAATCGCATGGTTGGCCTTGCAGGAATATAGAATGGAAACTGCGGATCAGGAATCTACAGGCGTTTTCCTGTCTACCGCGCATCCATGTAAGTTTCCAGACGTTTTTCCGAAGGAAATAAAAGCGAATGTTCAGGTGCCGGAACAGGTAGCAGTACTTGTTAAAAAACAAAAACATGCTACGGCAATGGATACCAGTTTTGAATCCTTTAAAAGCTACCTGCTTACTTTTTGCTAA
- a CDS encoding META domain-containing protein: protein MKRLMLLILVTAGSLTACTTIKPGTIGNGGLSQLGGSWELSYISGPRIAFNGLYPGKKPTIKFDIAEKRFSGNTSCNSFSGQLVADDSGINFTKPFIMTKMACPGEGEAIFIEMLRKTSNYEVTSDSTLNFLMGDIAIMRFSKK from the coding sequence ATGAAAAGGTTGATGCTATTGATATTGGTTACTGCAGGTTCTTTAACCGCCTGCACAACAATTAAACCCGGAACTATTGGTAATGGCGGATTATCCCAGCTTGGGGGAAGCTGGGAACTAAGCTATATATCCGGGCCCAGAATAGCGTTTAACGGACTGTATCCGGGTAAAAAACCAACCATCAAATTTGATATTGCAGAAAAAAGGTTTAGTGGAAATACCAGTTGTAATTCTTTTTCAGGCCAGTTGGTTGCCGATGATTCGGGCATCAATTTTACAAAACCCTTTATAATGACAAAAATGGCCTGTCCTGGCGAGGGAGAGGCCATTTTTATTGAAATGCTTAGAAAAACAAGTAACTACGAAGTAACCAGCGACAGTACACTAAACTTCTTGATGGGCGACATAGCCATCATGCGCTTTAGCAAAAAGTAA
- the metF gene encoding methylenetetrahydrofolate reductase [NAD(P)H], giving the protein MKITDHIINAKGKTLFSFELLPPIKGQSIKGIFDAIDPLMEFNPPFIDVTYLREDYIYKQHANGLLEKVAYRKRPSTVATCAAIMNKYKVDAVPHLICGGFTKDETENALIDLQFLGIDNVLVLRGDARKSDNAFIPTPNGHAYASELLQHVVDMNNGKYLHDDMESPEKTDFCIGVAGYPEKHFESPNLDTDFRYLKHKVDTGADFIVTQMFFDNQKYKAFVDKCRENGINVPIIPGLKPITSSKQLISLPKIFHLDIPVELSEAIQTCKSEKEVKEVGIEWMINQCNELKAMGAPVLHFYTMGNPEPTKRIARAIF; this is encoded by the coding sequence ATGAAGATCACCGATCATATTATAAATGCCAAAGGCAAAACCCTCTTCTCCTTTGAATTGCTGCCACCTATTAAAGGCCAGAGCATCAAAGGCATTTTTGATGCCATAGATCCTTTGATGGAGTTTAATCCTCCTTTTATAGATGTAACATATCTGAGAGAAGACTACATTTACAAGCAGCACGCCAATGGGCTGCTGGAAAAAGTAGCTTACCGCAAACGCCCAAGTACCGTTGCTACCTGCGCTGCCATTATGAATAAATATAAGGTAGATGCAGTGCCTCACCTCATTTGCGGGGGCTTTACCAAAGATGAAACAGAAAATGCCTTGATAGACCTGCAATTTCTGGGCATTGACAATGTCCTTGTTTTAAGAGGCGACGCCCGCAAAAGCGACAATGCTTTTATCCCTACTCCCAATGGCCATGCCTATGCTTCAGAGCTGCTGCAACATGTTGTTGATATGAACAACGGAAAATACCTGCATGATGATATGGAAAGTCCGGAGAAGACGGATTTCTGCATTGGCGTTGCCGGTTATCCGGAAAAACACTTTGAGTCGCCCAACCTGGATACTGATTTCCGGTACCTGAAACATAAGGTAGACACAGGTGCAGATTTTATTGTAACCCAAATGTTCTTCGACAACCAAAAATATAAGGCCTTTGTTGATAAATGTAGAGAAAACGGTATTAACGTGCCCATCATACCAGGCTTAAAACCCATTACCAGCAGCAAGCAGCTCATTAGTCTGCCAAAAATATTCCATCTTGACATTCCTGTGGAGCTCAGTGAGGCAATACAGACCTGTAAATCGGAGAAAGAAGTAAAAGAGGTGGGAATAGAATGGATGATCAATCAATGCAACGAGTTGAAAGCAATGGGTGCCCCGGTATTACATTTTTATACTATGGGAAATCCGGAGCCAACCAAAAGAATTGCAAGGGCTATATTTTAA
- the metH gene encoding methionine synthase, whose amino-acid sequence MDIRKELEKRILIIDGAMGTMIQRYALTEEDFRGERFKDHPCDVKGNNDMLNITRPDVIKEIHTEYLKAGTDIIETNTFSTQRISLADYQMEPLAYEMSFEGAKIAKEAVNEFMAANPERKCFVAGAVGPTNRTLSISPDVNDPGFRAITFDELVEAYDEQVRGLVDGGADLLLIETIFDTLNAKAAIFSIKKYEAEIGRKIEIMISGTITDASGRTLSGQTAEAFLNSVMHARPLSIGFNCALGAKDMRPHIEELSAKAGCYVSAYPNAGLPNEFGAYDEMPHETAHLVEDFIQHGFVNIVGGCCGTTPDHIGCIAEKARNVEPRRIPQIAPYLRLSGLEPVTITPESIFVNIGERTNITGSPKFSKLILGGDFEAALAVARQQVEGGAQIIDVNMDEGMIDSEASMTKFLNLIASEPDISKLPIMVDSSKWTVIEAGLKCLQGKGIVNSISLKEGEDKFRENARKIMNYGAAVVVMAFDELGQADNFERRKKICKRSYDILVNEVGFPAQDIIFDPNILTVATGLEEHNNYAVDFINATRWIKENLPHAKVSGGVSNISFSFRGNNTVREAMHSAFLYHAIHAGLDMGIVNAGMLEVYQEIPPELLLLVEDVLLNRRSDATERLVEFADTIKSKGKEVVRDEEWRKASVEERLSHALVKGIIEYLDADVEEARQKYDRPIQVIEGPLMDGMNIVGDLFGAGKMFLPQVVKSARVMKKAVAYLLPFIEQEKLNNPDQDQNSSAGKILMATVKGDVHDIGKNIVGVVLACNNFEIVDMGVMVPAQDIIKKAKEIDADIIGLSGLITPSLDEMVHFAKEMEREGFTIPLMIGGATTSRIHAAVKVAPNYSGPAIHVLDASRSVTVASTLMNKDTRDEYIASIRAEYDKAREAHLNKRSDKRFKTIEEARKENFKIDPSLVAPAPEFTGTRVFEDYPLEELVPYIDWTPFFQTWELRGSYPRILEDKTVGDEARKLFNDAQALLKRIVEEKLLTAKAVIGFWPANAVGDDIILNVEGKEVVIHTLRQQAEKTDGQPYYALSDFVAQKESGIPDYFGGFALTAGIGCDELVAEFEAVYDDYNSIMAKALADRLAEAFAERMHELVRKEYWGYAKDENLDNEALIKEEYAGIRPAPGYPACPEHTEKGTLFALLDAEAKIGLKLTESYAMYPTAAVSGFYFAHPQSRYFGLGKITKDQVEDYAVRKGMPLEEAERWLSPNLAY is encoded by the coding sequence ATGGATATCAGAAAAGAATTAGAGAAACGTATCCTGATCATTGATGGTGCAATGGGCACCATGATACAACGTTACGCCTTAACAGAGGAAGATTTTAGAGGCGAACGATTCAAAGATCACCCTTGCGATGTAAAAGGGAACAATGACATGCTGAACATCACCCGTCCGGATGTCATTAAAGAAATCCATACCGAGTACTTAAAAGCCGGTACAGACATCATTGAAACCAACACTTTCAGCACTCAGCGCATTTCACTGGCAGATTACCAGATGGAGCCGCTGGCTTATGAAATGAGTTTTGAAGGCGCTAAAATTGCCAAAGAAGCCGTAAATGAATTTATGGCCGCAAATCCGGAGCGCAAATGCTTTGTTGCAGGTGCTGTAGGTCCGACCAACAGAACGCTGTCCATTTCTCCTGATGTAAACGACCCGGGTTTCCGTGCCATTACTTTTGACGAACTTGTAGAGGCGTACGACGAACAGGTACGCGGACTGGTAGACGGCGGTGCTGATCTCTTGCTCATTGAAACAATTTTTGATACCCTGAATGCCAAAGCGGCCATATTTTCGATAAAAAAATATGAAGCTGAAATTGGCCGTAAAATAGAGATCATGATCTCGGGTACCATTACGGACGCATCCGGAAGAACTTTATCCGGACAAACAGCCGAAGCATTTCTAAACTCGGTAATGCATGCCCGGCCACTAAGCATAGGCTTTAACTGTGCTTTGGGTGCTAAAGACATGCGTCCGCATATTGAAGAGCTTTCTGCCAAAGCTGGTTGCTATGTTTCAGCCTATCCAAATGCAGGTTTGCCTAATGAATTTGGGGCATACGATGAGATGCCGCACGAAACGGCCCACCTGGTTGAAGATTTCATCCAGCATGGCTTTGTAAATATTGTAGGTGGTTGTTGTGGGACTACCCCCGATCATATTGGCTGTATAGCTGAAAAAGCAAGAAATGTGGAACCCCGCAGAATACCACAAATAGCACCCTATCTGCGCCTGAGCGGTTTAGAACCGGTAACGATTACCCCTGAAAGCATTTTTGTAAACATTGGGGAAAGAACCAATATTACCGGTTCCCCTAAATTCAGCAAGCTGATTTTAGGCGGAGATTTTGAAGCCGCCCTGGCCGTTGCCCGTCAGCAGGTTGAAGGTGGCGCCCAGATAATTGATGTGAACATGGATGAGGGAATGATCGATTCGGAGGCTTCGATGACAAAATTCCTTAACCTGATCGCTTCCGAACCGGATATTTCCAAACTGCCCATTATGGTGGATTCTTCCAAGTGGACGGTAATAGAGGCGGGACTGAAATGTCTGCAGGGTAAGGGAATTGTAAACTCAATCTCCTTAAAAGAAGGTGAAGATAAATTCCGTGAGAATGCCCGTAAAATCATGAATTACGGTGCAGCCGTAGTAGTGATGGCTTTTGATGAACTGGGACAGGCAGACAATTTTGAAAGAAGAAAAAAGATCTGTAAAAGATCTTATGATATACTGGTGAACGAAGTCGGCTTCCCGGCACAGGACATCATTTTTGACCCCAACATCCTAACGGTAGCAACCGGCCTGGAAGAGCACAATAACTATGCGGTCGACTTTATAAACGCCACACGCTGGATCAAAGAGAATCTTCCACATGCCAAAGTAAGCGGTGGCGTTTCCAACATTTCCTTCTCTTTCAGGGGCAATAATACCGTAAGGGAAGCCATGCACTCTGCATTTCTGTACCATGCCATCCACGCCGGACTGGACATGGGGATTGTAAATGCGGGGATGCTGGAAGTTTACCAGGAAATTCCACCAGAACTGCTGTTGCTTGTTGAAGATGTATTGCTGAACCGGAGGTCAGATGCCACCGAGCGTCTGGTTGAATTTGCAGATACTATCAAATCTAAAGGGAAAGAGGTTGTAAGAGATGAAGAATGGCGCAAGGCCAGTGTAGAGGAGCGCTTATCGCACGCATTGGTAAAAGGGATCATTGAATACCTGGATGCAGACGTTGAAGAGGCCCGCCAAAAGTACGACAGGCCGATCCAGGTGATCGAAGGCCCTTTAATGGACGGAATGAATATTGTGGGCGATCTGTTCGGAGCCGGAAAAATGTTTCTGCCGCAGGTGGTAAAATCTGCCCGTGTAATGAAAAAAGCCGTGGCTTACCTGCTGCCTTTTATTGAGCAGGAAAAGCTGAACAACCCTGATCAGGACCAGAATTCATCAGCCGGAAAAATACTGATGGCTACGGTTAAGGGCGATGTACATGACATCGGCAAGAATATTGTTGGTGTGGTACTGGCCTGTAACAACTTCGAGATTGTAGACATGGGTGTAATGGTGCCTGCCCAGGACATCATTAAAAAAGCCAAGGAAATTGATGCCGACATTATTGGCTTAAGCGGCCTCATCACACCTTCACTGGATGAGATGGTACACTTTGCCAAAGAAATGGAGCGTGAAGGCTTTACCATTCCGCTGATGATAGGCGGAGCAACAACCTCCCGTATCCATGCGGCGGTTAAAGTAGCGCCTAATTATTCCGGTCCTGCCATACACGTGCTCGATGCCTCAAGGAGCGTTACCGTTGCCAGTACCTTGATGAACAAAGATACCCGCGATGAGTATATTGCCAGCATCAGGGCAGAATACGATAAAGCCCGAGAAGCCCACCTGAACAAACGTTCGGACAAGCGCTTCAAAACCATAGAAGAGGCTCGTAAGGAGAACTTTAAAATAGACCCTTCATTGGTAGCTCCTGCTCCGGAATTTACCGGAACCCGGGTATTTGAGGACTATCCCCTGGAAGAATTGGTACCTTACATCGACTGGACCCCGTTTTTTCAAACCTGGGAGTTGCGTGGCAGCTACCCAAGGATACTGGAAGACAAAACAGTAGGCGACGAAGCCAGAAAGCTTTTCAATGATGCTCAGGCCCTGTTGAAAAGAATTGTTGAGGAGAAGTTGTTAACTGCTAAAGCCGTAATTGGTTTCTGGCCGGCGAATGCAGTTGGAGATGACATCATTTTAAATGTTGAGGGCAAAGAGGTTGTGATCCATACCCTTCGCCAGCAAGCCGAAAAAACCGATGGACAGCCCTATTATGCCCTGTCTGACTTTGTAGCCCAAAAGGAAAGTGGTATCCCTGATTATTTTGGGGGCTTTGCCCTTACTGCGGGGATTGGCTGTGATGAACTGGTAGCTGAATTTGAAGCTGTTTACGACGATTACAACAGCATTATGGCCAAGGCACTGGCCGACAGACTGGCAGAGGCTTTCGCAGAACGCATGCACGAGCTGGTCCGTAAGGAATACTGGGGTTATGCCAAGGATGAAAACCTGGACAATGAGGCACTGATTAAAGAAGAATACGCGGGTATACGCCCGGCACCCGGCTATCCTGCCTGTCCGGAACATACCGAAAAGGGGACTTTATTTGCCTTACTGGATGCAGAGGCCAAAATTGGCCTGAAACTTACAGAGAGCTATGCGATGTACCCTACCGCAGCAGTAAGCGGTTTCTACTTTGCACATCCGCAATCCAGGTATTTCGGCCTGGGTAAAATCACCAAAGACCAGGTAGAAGACTACGCTGTTAGAAAAGGGATGCCGCTGGAAGAAGCGGAAAGATGGTTAAGCCCGAACCTGGCCTATTAG
- a CDS encoding alpha-L-fucosidase — MNRKELLLSLGMILMILISARPLQAQKKIGTETPEQKEKRMKWWTDARFGMFIHWGLYALPARHEWVQSREKISEQDYNKYFKNFNPDQFQPKIWAKKAKAAGMKYAVLTTKHHEGFTLFDSKFTNYKATNTPAKRDLVKEFVDAFRAEGIRIGFYYSLIDWHHPDFTVDRYHPSRPADNNDQEYLTLNKGRNMANYRRYLNDQVTEILTKYGKIDILWLDFSYPGKHGKGKDDWGSVELLKQIRKLQPGIIVDNRLDLAAYSDAEDFETPEQVSAKSLAKYKGKTWETCQTFSGSWGYYRDENTWKTNTQLLDLLITSVANGGNLLLNVGPTARGEFDNRANTALDSLGTWMHANSKSVYDCSFAPDKFKPAPGTQLTYNKVNKKLYVHLFDYPKDGKLVLDGYKDEVIYAQFLHDNSELLTDKDLSASGNLVLKLPLQKPNFTVPVIELSLK, encoded by the coding sequence ATGAACAGAAAAGAACTATTGCTGAGCCTGGGTATGATTTTAATGATACTCATTTCTGCAAGGCCATTGCAAGCACAGAAAAAAATCGGGACCGAAACCCCGGAACAAAAAGAGAAAAGAATGAAATGGTGGACAGATGCCAGGTTTGGGATGTTTATTCATTGGGGACTTTATGCCCTGCCAGCCCGTCACGAATGGGTACAAAGCAGGGAAAAGATATCAGAACAGGATTACAACAAATACTTTAAAAATTTTAACCCAGATCAGTTTCAACCTAAAATATGGGCAAAAAAAGCTAAAGCCGCCGGCATGAAATATGCTGTTTTAACTACCAAACACCACGAAGGTTTTACTTTGTTTGATAGTAAATTTACCAATTACAAAGCAACAAATACGCCTGCTAAAAGGGATTTAGTAAAAGAATTTGTGGATGCCTTCAGGGCAGAGGGCATCAGAATAGGCTTCTATTATTCTCTGATAGATTGGCATCACCCGGATTTTACGGTTGACCGGTATCACCCCTCAAGGCCAGCCGACAATAACGATCAGGAATACCTGACCTTGAACAAAGGGAGAAATATGGCAAATTATCGCAGGTACCTGAACGATCAGGTGACTGAGATCTTAACAAAATATGGAAAAATTGACATCCTGTGGCTCGACTTTTCTTATCCGGGCAAACATGGAAAAGGGAAAGATGACTGGGGATCAGTAGAACTCCTGAAACAGATCAGAAAATTGCAGCCCGGTATCATTGTAGACAACAGGCTAGATCTGGCAGCATACAGTGATGCCGAGGATTTTGAAACTCCCGAACAAGTTAGTGCCAAAAGCCTAGCAAAATATAAAGGAAAGACCTGGGAGACCTGCCAGACTTTTTCAGGTTCATGGGGTTATTACAGAGATGAGAACACCTGGAAAACGAACACACAATTGTTAGACCTCCTAATTACATCAGTAGCCAATGGGGGTAATTTGCTGTTAAATGTTGGGCCCACGGCAAGAGGCGAATTTGACAACAGGGCAAACACGGCTTTGGATAGCCTGGGAACCTGGATGCATGCAAATTCAAAATCAGTGTATGACTGCAGCTTTGCACCAGACAAATTTAAGCCAGCTCCTGGAACACAACTAACTTATAATAAAGTCAATAAAAAATTATATGTTCATCTTTTTGACTATCCGAAAGACGGCAAGCTCGTACTTGATGGTTACAAGGACGAAGTCATTTATGCTCAGTTTTTACATGACAACTCCGAACTTTTAACAGACAAAGACCTATCGGCCTCCGGAAATCTGGTACTAAAACTTCCTCTGCAAAAACCAAACTTCACAGTTCCGGTTATTGAATTGAGTCTGAAATAG
- the era gene encoding GTPase Era, with the protein MSHKAGFVSIIGKPNVGKSTLMNALVGEKLSIITPKAQTTRHRILGIVNEEDYQIVFSDTPGIIKPRYGLQDSMMNSVKGALTDADLILFVTDINEQHDENDVLEKITHTSIPMIVLINKIDNATQEQVDEKVAYWQEQLKPKHIFAISALHQYNLDGILNTVLDYVPEHAPFYDKEDLTDRNLRFFVSEIIREKIFNNYQKEIPYSTEVIITAFKEEENITRISAEIIVERDSQKNILIGKGGSSLKKVGMEARKDMEKFLGQKVFLETFVKVLPDWRSKKNYLKSFGYDQ; encoded by the coding sequence ATGTCGCATAAAGCAGGTTTTGTAAGTATCATCGGTAAGCCTAACGTAGGCAAATCAACCTTAATGAATGCCCTGGTGGGTGAAAAACTTTCTATCATTACTCCTAAAGCGCAGACCACCCGTCACCGTATTTTAGGAATCGTAAACGAAGAAGACTATCAAATTGTTTTTTCGGACACGCCCGGCATCATCAAGCCCCGGTATGGGCTGCAGGATTCCATGATGAATTCTGTTAAAGGAGCATTAACAGATGCCGACCTGATCCTGTTTGTTACCGATATTAATGAACAGCACGATGAAAATGATGTATTGGAGAAAATTACGCATACCAGTATTCCTATGATCGTCCTGATCAACAAGATTGACAATGCTACCCAGGAACAGGTAGATGAAAAAGTAGCCTATTGGCAGGAACAGCTAAAACCTAAACATATTTTTGCCATTTCGGCACTGCATCAATATAACCTGGATGGCATCTTGAATACTGTACTGGATTACGTGCCCGAACATGCGCCCTTTTACGACAAGGAAGACCTTACAGATCGTAATCTGCGTTTCTTCGTTTCAGAGATCATCCGCGAAAAGATTTTCAACAATTATCAGAAAGAAATTCCTTACAGCACAGAGGTAATTATTACCGCATTTAAAGAAGAAGAAAATATTACGCGCATCAGCGCTGAAATTATTGTAGAGCGTGATTCCCAGAAAAACATCCTGATAGGAAAAGGTGGTTCCAGCCTAAAAAAAGTTGGCATGGAAGCCCGTAAGGACATGGAGAAATTTCTGGGTCAGAAGGTTTTCCTTGAAACCTTTGTAAAGGTCTTGCCAGACTGGCGTAGCAAAAAAAATTATCTTAAAAGCTTTGGTTATGATCAATAA
- a CDS encoding TlpA family protein disulfide reductase, with the protein MKKLFLLIAILGVNMAFAQESNNDKKLWASSILNQQAPELVVEKWISAAPDTKGKFVLIDFWATWCGPCRKYIPTLNSFHEKFGDKLAVIGLSDEPAETVEKFENPKIRYSEAIDTKATLKNSLQVKGIPHVILISPKGVVIWEGFPLLDNHQLTEDVLKALMEKYKS; encoded by the coding sequence ATGAAAAAATTATTTTTATTGATTGCCATTTTAGGCGTGAATATGGCTTTTGCACAGGAATCCAACAACGACAAAAAGTTATGGGCTTCCTCTATCCTCAACCAGCAAGCGCCTGAACTGGTTGTAGAAAAATGGATCAGTGCCGCGCCTGATACAAAAGGCAAATTTGTGCTGATCGATTTCTGGGCCACATGGTGTGGTCCTTGCAGAAAATACATCCCTACTTTAAACAGCTTTCACGAAAAATTCGGGGATAAACTTGCAGTCATCGGTTTATCAGATGAGCCCGCTGAAACAGTAGAGAAATTTGAAAACCCTAAAATCAGGTACAGCGAGGCTATAGATACCAAGGCAACGCTGAAAAACTCCTTGCAGGTAAAAGGAATCCCTCACGTAATCCTCATTAGTCCAAAAGGCGTTGTGATCTGGGAAGGCTTTCCTTTGCTTGACAACCACCAGCTTACGGAAGATGTACTGAAGGCGCTGATGGAAAAATACAAATCCTAA
- the der gene encoding ribosome biogenesis GTPase Der: MSNIIAIVGRPNVGKSTLFNRLTESRKAIVDDFSGVTRDRHYGVAEWTDKQFTVIDTGGYVANSEDVFEAAIREQVVIAIEEATVLLFMVDVTTGITDLDDEIAQLLRRSKKPVFVVVNKVDNTQLQNDAAEFYGFGLGEIHPISSMTGSGTGDLLDEVIRHFEDVPEEENTLPKITIVGRPNVGKSSLINALIGKERNIVTPIAGTTRDSIHIHYNQFGHEFMFIDTAGLRKKTKVKENIEFYSVMRTIKALEEADVVILMIDAVEGLESQDVNIFHLAEKNKKGIVVLVNKWDLIEKNSKTVNVFEEQIRQKLQPFTDVPIIFISALNKQRIFQAVETALDVFKNRSKKIPTSKLNDVMLPIIENYPPPALKGKYIKIKYITQINASSPMFAFFCNLPQYIKEPYKRFLENKLREHFDFSGVPVQIYFRQK, from the coding sequence ATGTCAAATATTATCGCAATTGTCGGAAGACCAAACGTAGGCAAATCTACCCTTTTTAACCGCTTAACCGAAAGTCGTAAAGCTATTGTTGATGATTTTAGTGGCGTTACGCGCGACCGTCATTATGGCGTGGCAGAGTGGACAGACAAGCAATTCACTGTGATTGATACAGGTGGCTATGTGGCCAATTCAGAGGATGTTTTTGAGGCCGCTATTCGCGAACAGGTGGTTATTGCTATCGAAGAAGCTACTGTTTTGCTGTTCATGGTAGATGTCACAACAGGAATTACTGATTTGGACGATGAAATCGCTCAGCTACTGAGAAGAAGCAAGAAGCCGGTATTTGTTGTTGTAAACAAGGTTGACAATACGCAGCTTCAGAACGATGCCGCTGAATTTTATGGCTTTGGTCTGGGCGAGATCCACCCGATATCTTCTATGACAGGTTCGGGAACAGGGGATTTGCTGGATGAGGTGATCAGGCATTTTGAAGATGTTCCGGAAGAAGAGAACACCTTGCCAAAAATTACCATTGTAGGCCGTCCAAATGTTGGGAAGTCGTCCCTTATCAATGCTTTAATCGGTAAAGAAAGAAACATTGTAACCCCTATAGCCGGTACCACCCGAGATTCCATACACATTCATTACAATCAATTCGGGCATGAATTTATGTTTATTGATACGGCTGGGCTGCGTAAAAAAACGAAGGTTAAGGAAAACATAGAGTTTTACTCTGTTATGCGGACCATTAAGGCACTTGAAGAAGCTGATGTCGTGATCCTGATGATAGATGCCGTAGAAGGCCTGGAATCACAGGATGTGAACATTTTCCATCTGGCAGAAAAAAACAAGAAAGGAATTGTGGTGCTGGTCAATAAATGGGACCTGATAGAAAAAAACAGCAAAACAGTGAATGTCTTTGAAGAGCAAATCCGTCAGAAACTACAGCCTTTTACTGATGTCCCGATCATTTTCATTTCTGCATTGAATAAACAGCGGATATTCCAGGCGGTAGAAACGGCATTGGATGTGTTTAAAAACAGAAGCAAGAAGATACCTACATCAAAGTTAAATGATGTCATGCTGCCTATCATTGAAAATTATCCGCCGCCAGCATTGAAAGGAAAATACATCAAGATCAAGTACATTACACAGATCAATGCAAGTTCTCCGATGTTTGCTTTCTTCTGCAACCTTCCTCAATATATTAAAGAGCCCTACAAACGTTTCCTGGAGAATAAACTACGCGAGCATTTTGATTTTAGCGGGGTGCCGGTTCAGATCTATTTCAGACAGAAATAA